A window from Chryseobacterium phocaeense encodes these proteins:
- a CDS encoding T9SS type B sorting domain-containing protein has protein sequence MKRFLLSLVLFLLSVNTLLAQRDTEHWIAPYYDSFGGYTNRLYISTDSVTPFEVKIYNNNSATPLTTLTVSKGDPQTYTVDPSIISANTAADAFQVSTKGLYLKGDKPFYCSLRIAQFAHGEIITSKGKAGTGKEFFVATAPNTDTDSFYNFTAGVLATEDNTTVTVSWTNPVTFFGGTPTGTTHTFTINKGKSFILAGPGNVAANQSGFMGAKIVSDKPITLTNGSCNGNFSTSTTGTDPSLDQSVPTDRLGNTFAMVKTKSTAPALNMEGGLIIATQDNTEIFLNGSTTPVSTINAGGWYRINETSYVVQPGAGTHSNMFISTSKNVYLYQFIGVGSSDATNGFNYIPPLNCFLPRRIDEIGKINEMPGITSAISLKLNILTETGATVMVNGAPPTAAEGPYPLTGNTQWETYAVENVTGNITITSTKAVTAGINGGYSTAGYGGYFAGFSSIPVIAKKTGECAPGIVLEVDDSYEGYQWFLNGTAIAGATANTYSPTASGNYTVKVSMGTCPPITTPIYKVHTCLKLTTKTLTACSTKVITPAFTSSTQTPVAGTLVIITPPTHGTAVVNSNGTITYVPTSGYFGADQIVYKFCGNAPEFIDCEQVTLNITVVPFVVRDALIKACQYDVDPYAYFDLTKANITDYAAVTKKYYPTLADLNAGTNEITTPDNYPSAGGYVYVKVTTNEGCTAIAKIELIALPIKKSPILVDQYICVDSTTNLDAGPGYESYLWNTGATTSSIQNVGVGEYSVILGKNGCLLKQTVRVRKAEDPVITKIEITNTTATVIVDGGKPPYKYAVDAPNNWQDSNVFTGLTRGQHTFYVKDMYNCDPTTVEVTVPNLINAITPNGDNRNDFIDYSELGYKENLTFMIYDRYGNMVFTGNKFNNYKWDGRHYDKKLLTGTYWYHINWNETNKEKTPIKYTGWILVKNVE, from the coding sequence ATGAAAAGATTTCTACTCAGTTTAGTATTATTTCTTTTATCAGTAAATACCCTTCTGGCGCAGAGGGATACCGAGCATTGGATTGCTCCGTATTATGATAGCTTCGGAGGATATACCAACAGGCTATATATTTCCACTGATTCAGTAACGCCTTTTGAAGTAAAAATATATAATAACAATTCGGCGACCCCGCTTACTACCCTTACGGTAAGTAAAGGAGATCCGCAGACCTACACAGTAGATCCCAGCATCATTTCAGCTAATACAGCGGCTGATGCTTTCCAGGTAAGTACCAAAGGTTTGTACTTAAAAGGTGACAAACCTTTCTACTGCAGTTTAAGGATTGCGCAGTTTGCCCATGGTGAAATTATTACCAGCAAAGGAAAAGCAGGTACGGGAAAAGAATTTTTCGTAGCAACTGCTCCCAATACCGACACCGATTCGTTCTATAATTTTACAGCAGGAGTTCTGGCTACCGAAGACAATACCACCGTTACGGTAAGCTGGACCAACCCCGTAACCTTTTTCGGGGGAACTCCTACAGGAACTACCCATACCTTCACCATAAATAAAGGAAAATCATTTATCCTGGCAGGGCCGGGAAACGTGGCTGCCAATCAGTCAGGCTTTATGGGCGCTAAAATTGTCTCAGATAAACCGATTACGCTTACCAATGGTAGCTGTAACGGTAACTTTTCAACTTCCACCACAGGAACAGATCCGAGTCTTGACCAGTCTGTACCAACAGACAGGCTTGGAAATACCTTTGCCATGGTAAAGACAAAATCTACAGCTCCGGCCCTTAATATGGAAGGCGGTCTGATCATTGCAACCCAGGACAACACAGAAATATTCCTGAACGGATCCACCACTCCCGTTTCTACGATTAATGCGGGAGGATGGTACAGAATCAACGAAACAAGCTATGTGGTCCAGCCGGGAGCAGGAACCCATTCCAATATGTTTATTTCCACGTCCAAAAACGTTTATTTATATCAGTTTATTGGAGTAGGCTCGAGTGATGCCACCAATGGATTCAATTATATCCCGCCATTGAACTGTTTCCTGCCTAGAAGGATTGATGAAATCGGGAAAATCAATGAAATGCCGGGCATTACATCTGCCATCTCCCTAAAGCTTAATATTCTGACAGAAACCGGCGCTACTGTTATGGTAAACGGCGCCCCTCCTACAGCAGCAGAGGGACCTTATCCACTGACTGGGAATACACAATGGGAAACCTACGCTGTGGAAAATGTTACCGGAAATATTACCATCACTTCTACCAAAGCAGTAACTGCAGGAATCAACGGAGGATACAGTACAGCTGGATATGGCGGTTATTTTGCCGGATTCTCATCGATTCCTGTTATCGCGAAAAAAACAGGAGAATGTGCTCCGGGCATCGTGCTGGAGGTGGATGACAGCTACGAAGGTTACCAGTGGTTCTTAAACGGAACTGCCATTGCGGGTGCTACGGCCAATACCTACTCACCTACAGCTTCCGGAAACTATACGGTAAAAGTATCCATGGGTACATGCCCGCCGATTACAACACCTATCTATAAGGTACATACCTGTTTAAAACTGACTACAAAGACATTGACCGCATGCTCTACCAAAGTAATTACCCCGGCATTTACATCTTCTACCCAGACTCCTGTAGCAGGAACACTGGTGATTATTACGCCGCCAACACATGGTACTGCTGTTGTCAACTCAAACGGCACCATTACTTATGTTCCAACTTCCGGATACTTTGGTGCGGATCAGATCGTTTACAAATTCTGTGGTAACGCCCCTGAATTTATAGACTGTGAGCAGGTTACATTAAATATTACAGTAGTTCCGTTCGTAGTAAGAGATGCATTAATCAAAGCATGTCAGTACGATGTAGACCCTTATGCTTATTTTGATCTTACTAAAGCGAACATTACAGACTACGCTGCGGTAACTAAAAAATACTACCCAACACTAGCTGACCTGAATGCAGGGACCAATGAGATCACTACTCCAGACAATTACCCGTCTGCGGGAGGATATGTTTACGTAAAAGTGACCACCAACGAAGGTTGTACAGCTATTGCAAAGATTGAGCTGATTGCCCTGCCAATAAAAAAATCTCCTATACTTGTAGACCAATACATCTGTGTAGACAGCACAACAAATCTGGATGCTGGTCCGGGATATGAATCTTATCTGTGGAATACAGGAGCTACAACATCTTCTATTCAGAATGTAGGAGTTGGTGAATACTCTGTAATCCTTGGTAAGAACGGATGTTTGCTTAAGCAGACGGTGAGGGTAAGAAAAGCTGAAGATCCGGTGATCACTAAAATTGAGATTACGAATACAACAGCAACAGTTATTGTAGACGGAGGAAAACCTCCTTACAAATATGCAGTAGACGCTCCAAATAACTGGCAGGATTCCAATGTATTCACAGGATTAACGAGAGGTCAGCATACATTCTATGTAAAAGATATGTACAACTGTGATCCTACAACGGTAGAAGTAACAGTTCCAAATCTGATTAACGCTATTACACCTAACGGAGATAACAGAAATGACTTCATCGATTACAGTGAACTGGGATACAAAGAAAACCTTACATTTATGATCTATGACCGTTACGGGAACATGGTTTTCACCGGAAACAAATTCAATAATTATAAATGGGACGGAAGACACTATGACAAGAAGCTTTTAACCGGAACCTATTGGTACCATATCAACTGGAATGAAACCAATAAAGAAAAAACTCCGATCAAATATACAGGATGGATTTTAGTGAAAAACGTTGAATAA
- the tsf gene encoding translation elongation factor Ts: MSYTPAAADVAKLRNQTGAGMMDCKKALVEAEGDFEKAVDILRKKGQKVAANRADRESTEGAVIARVNEDNTLGAVISLNCETDFVGKNEAFIELAYELAEMAIFAATKEELLATDFHGITVAEKLIEQTGVIGEKIEIGVFERIEGPYLGAYIHAGNKIAAITSLSAKVDGADEAAKSVSMQVAAMNPIALDETRVSQETIDKELEIERHKLTEEGKPANIIDNILKGKMQRFYKDNTLVHQDFIKDNSISVADYVKSVNADLKVTGFVRVSLA; this comes from the coding sequence ATGTCTTATACACCAGCTGCTGCAGACGTAGCAAAATTAAGAAACCAAACAGGTGCAGGTATGATGGACTGCAAGAAAGCTCTAGTTGAAGCAGAAGGAGACTTCGAAAAAGCTGTAGATATCCTTAGAAAAAAAGGACAGAAAGTAGCGGCTAACAGAGCTGACAGAGAATCTACTGAAGGAGCAGTAATTGCAAGAGTAAACGAAGACAACACTTTAGGTGCTGTTATTTCTCTTAACTGCGAAACTGACTTCGTGGGTAAAAACGAAGCGTTCATTGAACTGGCTTACGAACTGGCTGAAATGGCAATCTTCGCGGCTACTAAAGAAGAGCTTTTAGCTACAGATTTCCACGGAATCACTGTTGCTGAAAAATTAATTGAGCAAACAGGAGTTATCGGTGAGAAAATCGAAATCGGAGTTTTCGAAAGAATCGAAGGACCATACCTTGGTGCTTACATCCATGCTGGAAACAAAATTGCTGCGATCACTTCCCTTTCTGCTAAGGTAGATGGTGCTGACGAAGCTGCTAAGTCTGTTTCTATGCAGGTTGCTGCTATGAACCCTATCGCTTTGGATGAAACAAGAGTTTCTCAGGAGACGATTGATAAGGAATTAGAAATCGAAAGACATAAACTTACTGAAGAAGGTAAGCCTGCAAACATTATCGACAATATCCTTAAAGGTAAAATGCAGAGATTCTACAAAGACAACACTTTGGTACACCAGGATTTCATCAAGGACAACTCTATTTCAGTTGCTGACTATGTGAAATCTGTAAATGCTGACCTTAAAGTAACAGGATTTGTAAGAGTAAGCTTAGCTTAA
- a CDS encoding DUF6759 domain-containing protein, with protein MKKILLLIFLCIFTLGFSQKKKKTKSKAVVEKETVIIYTEQDADASKEARVIAGFLKQNPGHAKTDYFKRKLIDLIMADNSPEAKPTIKPISKDKIEKIVQNNELNSGKVIAVNKATPESNSKNSDKVNDAINALKEERLAASKSSAKTAGVAKSEPSEANKKTAAMLTHLFNNDLNKNEAYINIKNRSSCNLIVKISGKKYYNLSVPAKGQNFILIDKGEYVLTTMVCDAKYSSIKKITQDIEIALNVSE; from the coding sequence ATGAAAAAAATCCTTCTCCTTATATTTTTATGCATTTTTACACTAGGTTTTTCTCAAAAAAAGAAAAAAACGAAATCTAAAGCCGTTGTAGAAAAAGAAACCGTTATCATCTATACAGAGCAGGATGCTGATGCTTCAAAAGAAGCCAGGGTTATTGCCGGTTTTCTGAAACAAAATCCGGGACATGCCAAAACAGATTATTTTAAAAGAAAACTGATTGATTTGATCATGGCGGATAATTCACCGGAAGCTAAACCAACCATAAAACCAATCAGTAAAGATAAAATTGAAAAAATTGTTCAGAATAATGAGCTGAACAGCGGTAAAGTGATTGCAGTTAATAAAGCAACACCAGAAAGTAACAGCAAAAATTCAGATAAAGTGAATGATGCTATCAATGCTTTGAAAGAAGAGAGGCTGGCTGCTTCCAAAAGTTCAGCAAAAACTGCTGGTGTCGCCAAATCCGAACCCAGTGAAGCCAATAAGAAAACTGCAGCCATGCTTACCCACCTTTTCAATAATGATCTGAACAAAAATGAAGCTTATATCAATATCAAGAACAGGTCCAGCTGCAACCTGATCGTTAAAATAAGCGGAAAAAAATATTATAACCTGAGTGTTCCCGCAAAAGGACAGAATTTTATCCTGATAGATAAAGGGGAATATGTACTTACCACTATGGTGTGTGATGCAAAATATTCATCCATTAAGAAAATAACACAGGATATCGAGATTGCACTCAACGTTTCTGAGTAG
- a CDS encoding acetyl-CoA carboxylase carboxyltransferase subunit alpha: MEYLSFELPIKDLMDQLQTCSLVGEESGVDVKLACSQIEDKILEKKKEIYGNLTPWQRVQLSRHPDRPYTIDYINGMVDKGSFLELHGDRNFADDPAMIGGLATLDGQKVMIIGTQKGRTTKERQYRRFGMPNPEGYRKALRLMKLAEKFKIPVVTLVDTPGAYPGLEAEERGQGEAIARNIFEMVQLKTPIFTYIIGEGASGGALGIGVGNKVYMLENTWYTVIAPESCSSILWRNWDHKEDAANALNLTPKDALREKFIDGIIEEPLGGAQYDPETAYLNLKNSILQNIKAFSKFSGQELETQRQEKFIAMGQFKG, encoded by the coding sequence ATGGAATATTTAAGTTTCGAACTTCCTATAAAAGATCTGATGGATCAACTTCAAACTTGTTCTTTAGTAGGAGAAGAAAGTGGTGTTGATGTAAAATTAGCATGCAGCCAGATTGAGGATAAGATTTTAGAAAAGAAAAAAGAAATCTATGGAAATCTTACCCCTTGGCAAAGAGTACAATTATCCCGTCATCCGGATCGTCCGTATACTATAGACTATATCAATGGAATGGTGGATAAAGGAAGTTTCCTGGAACTTCACGGAGACAGAAATTTCGCAGATGACCCTGCAATGATTGGTGGTTTAGCTACATTGGACGGTCAGAAAGTAATGATCATAGGAACCCAGAAAGGGAGAACCACCAAAGAAAGACAATACAGAAGATTCGGAATGCCGAATCCTGAAGGATACAGAAAAGCTTTGCGACTGATGAAGCTTGCTGAAAAATTCAAGATTCCTGTAGTAACTTTAGTAGATACACCGGGAGCCTATCCGGGATTGGAAGCTGAAGAAAGAGGACAGGGAGAAGCTATTGCCAGAAATATTTTCGAAATGGTTCAGCTTAAAACGCCTATTTTCACTTATATTATTGGTGAAGGAGCGAGCGGCGGAGCCCTGGGAATAGGTGTAGGAAACAAAGTATACATGCTTGAAAATACATGGTACACCGTAATTGCACCGGAAAGCTGTTCTTCCATCTTATGGAGAAACTGGGATCACAAGGAAGATGCAGCCAATGCACTGAACCTTACCCCAAAAGATGCATTAAGAGAAAAATTCATCGACGGTATTATTGAGGAGCCGCTTGGAGGTGCCCAGTACGATCCTGAAACAGCGTATCTGAATCTGAAAAATTCAATTTTACAGAATATCAAAGCTTTTTCAAAATTCTCAGGACAGGAACTTGAAACCCAGAGACAGGAGAAATTCATTGCGATGGGACAGTTTAAAGGATAA
- the gltX gene encoding glutamate--tRNA ligase: MEKVRVRFAPSPTGPLHLGGVRTALYDYLFAKNQGGEFVLRIEDTDTARYVEGAEDYIEEALEWCGIIPDESPKKGGKYAPYRQSERREIYDRYTEQILKTDYAYIAFDTPEELDAIRSEFEAKGEVFSYDNRTRNRLRNSLALSEEEVQKLLDEKTPYVVRFKMPVDRTLNLEDIIRGNSSVNTNTLDDKVLVKNDGMPTYHFANIIDDHEMKISHVIRGEEWLPSLGLHTLLYEAMGWEAPQFAHLSLILKPDVSTLINKDNIDSITKSFTDEFVMKNSQFSFDESAELIKSFFAEVKSPRFKSMLGENDQDNPLTASVKQFLKKGLSGKLSKRDGDKFGFPVFPLDFKDPVTGAVSKGYRENGYLPEAFINMVALLGWSPADDKEVLSLEEMGKEFDLHKVHKAGARFSKEKSEWFNHQYIQMKSNEELLQILKNTVSELSGVSDEKLIRIINLMKERATFPKDIYENGKFFFEAPVSYDEKASKKAWNEETSAVLGELADSLTTTEFTAEILKQAVHDFAENKGLGMGKVMMPLRLSLVGELKGPDVPDIMELIGKEESISRINNAINNFK; encoded by the coding sequence ATGGAGAAAGTAAGAGTCCGTTTTGCTCCAAGTCCTACGGGACCTTTGCATTTGGGAGGCGTAAGAACCGCATTATATGATTATCTTTTTGCTAAAAACCAGGGTGGTGAATTTGTTCTTCGGATTGAAGATACGGATACGGCAAGATACGTAGAAGGAGCTGAAGATTACATCGAAGAAGCTTTAGAATGGTGCGGAATCATCCCTGATGAAAGTCCTAAAAAAGGAGGAAAATATGCCCCTTACAGACAGTCTGAAAGAAGAGAGATCTACGACAGGTATACGGAGCAGATCCTGAAAACAGACTACGCCTATATCGCTTTTGATACGCCCGAAGAGCTGGATGCAATCCGTTCTGAATTTGAGGCAAAAGGAGAAGTTTTCTCCTATGACAACAGAACCAGAAACCGTTTGAGAAACAGCCTGGCACTTTCTGAAGAAGAAGTACAGAAATTACTGGATGAAAAAACACCCTATGTGGTAAGATTCAAAATGCCGGTAGACAGAACTCTGAATCTTGAAGATATCATTCGCGGAAATTCTTCCGTGAATACCAATACACTGGACGATAAAGTCCTTGTAAAAAACGACGGAATGCCTACTTACCATTTCGCCAACATCATTGATGACCATGAAATGAAGATTTCTCACGTGATCCGTGGGGAAGAATGGCTGCCATCACTAGGCTTACACACTTTATTGTATGAGGCCATGGGCTGGGAAGCTCCACAGTTTGCCCACCTTTCTCTTATTCTGAAACCGGATGTTTCTACATTAATCAATAAAGATAATATCGACAGCATTACCAAATCTTTTACCGATGAATTTGTAATGAAAAACAGTCAGTTTTCTTTTGATGAATCAGCAGAACTTATTAAATCATTCTTTGCGGAAGTAAAAAGTCCGAGATTTAAATCCATGCTGGGCGAAAACGATCAGGACAATCCGTTAACTGCTTCTGTGAAACAGTTTTTAAAGAAAGGGCTTTCCGGAAAATTAAGCAAAAGAGACGGTGATAAATTCGGATTCCCTGTATTTCCGCTGGATTTCAAAGATCCTGTGACCGGGGCGGTTTCCAAAGGATACAGAGAAAACGGATATCTTCCTGAAGCGTTTATCAACATGGTAGCCTTGTTAGGATGGTCTCCTGCTGATGATAAAGAGGTTCTTTCACTGGAAGAAATGGGTAAAGAATTTGATCTTCATAAAGTTCACAAGGCTGGTGCAAGATTCAGCAAAGAAAAATCAGAGTGGTTCAATCACCAGTATATCCAGATGAAATCTAATGAAGAGCTTCTTCAGATCTTAAAAAATACCGTATCTGAACTTTCCGGAGTTTCTGATGAAAAGCTCATAAGAATCATCAACCTGATGAAAGAAAGAGCTACTTTCCCGAAAGATATCTACGAAAACGGAAAATTTTTCTTTGAAGCACCGGTTTCTTATGACGAAAAAGCCTCTAAAAAAGCATGGAATGAAGAAACATCTGCCGTTTTAGGAGAGCTTGCAGATAGTCTTACCACTACTGAGTTCACCGCTGAAATCCTTAAGCAGGCCGTTCACGATTTTGCCGAAAACAAAGGTCTTGGAATGGGAAAAGTGATGATGCCGCTGCGTTTGTCTCTGGTAGGAGAACTGAAAGGCCCGGATGTTCCGGACATCATGGAACTGATTGGAAAAGAGGAAAGTATCTCCCGAATAAACAATGCAATCAATAATTTTAAATAG
- a CDS encoding glycosyltransferase family 2 protein, with protein sequence MNTPPLVSLIIITMNHEKFIEQACVSAISQDYPNYEIIFLDNASKDHTFENAEKALSKFAKHYKMIRNTESFGVAKNLNIAVSEASGQYVSVLSGDDWLTEDHLSEKVAYIEEKKIDFILSDGYKYYQSEDKTTDIYTPKEKKQVIESLDQFFHENVSGNKTANVGTFVKRELLVQYPFDENINTEDWDMNLRLTFKGYKIGFIDKKLFYYRILSTSLSRNWKVMKDSYEKVTHKYLDYIKADKELYKKYKLNLIHFKYEILLSETNSESEKKRLQKEWKKEKYRIKYKNPVLFFKLLMLK encoded by the coding sequence ATGAACACACCTCCACTTGTAAGCCTCATCATCATCACCATGAACCACGAGAAGTTCATTGAACAGGCATGTGTGTCTGCTATTTCACAGGATTATCCCAATTATGAAATCATCTTTCTGGATAATGCCTCGAAAGACCACACATTTGAAAATGCAGAAAAAGCACTTTCAAAATTTGCGAAGCATTATAAGATGATCCGGAATACGGAAAGTTTTGGAGTGGCAAAAAACCTCAATATTGCAGTTTCAGAGGCTTCCGGCCAATACGTATCTGTGCTTTCCGGAGACGACTGGTTAACGGAAGATCATCTTTCAGAAAAGGTAGCCTACATCGAGGAAAAAAAAATAGACTTTATCCTTTCGGACGGATACAAATATTACCAGTCTGAAGATAAAACCACCGACATCTATACCCCGAAAGAAAAAAAACAGGTGATAGAAAGCCTTGATCAATTTTTTCATGAAAATGTTTCGGGAAACAAAACAGCCAACGTAGGAACATTCGTAAAAAGAGAACTTCTGGTGCAATATCCGTTTGACGAAAACATCAATACCGAAGACTGGGATATGAACCTAAGACTGACTTTCAAAGGATACAAAATCGGATTCATTGACAAAAAACTATTCTACTACAGAATTCTTTCCACCAGTCTTTCCAGAAACTGGAAGGTAATGAAGGATTCCTATGAAAAAGTCACTCATAAATACCTGGATTATATAAAGGCAGACAAAGAGCTTTATAAAAAATACAAGCTAAATCTCATTCATTTCAAATATGAGATTCTTTTATCAGAAACCAACTCGGAATCTGAAAAAAAGAGACTTCAGAAAGAATGGAAAAAGGAAAAATACAGGATCAAATATAAAAATCCGGTATTGTTCTTCAAGCTGCTGATGCTTAAATAA
- a CDS encoding glycosyltransferase family protein, which produces MKICLISFDFWHYDEHIVEKLSDKGIQACHINIGAFTHKNTGERLKNTFSKIFLGKNPKYHKRQSFILESLEKIGKQDQILVINPEAIEESIHKKIREYADRNIAYLYDSMARNPATHLLHYFDTIFSFDDNDVKKFGFEKITNYNYLDHIPAEQQNPELDLFYITSYDQKRLSALNLLINRIYSMKIKFEVYMVGKKGWKNKLNQIIDQKNIDILKFGIKKIPHEVLPEYYKNTKVILDLMRANQTGLSFRIFEAMALEKKIITDNPTIKTYDFYNPNNILVLDKNFRNIKKDFFNTPYEKLPKEVYDKYTLDHWVNTVFKLNA; this is translated from the coding sequence ATGAAAATTTGTTTAATCAGCTTTGATTTCTGGCACTATGATGAACACATCGTGGAAAAACTGAGTGATAAAGGCATTCAGGCGTGCCATATCAACATCGGAGCCTTTACCCACAAAAATACTGGTGAACGTTTGAAAAACACTTTCAGCAAGATTTTTCTGGGTAAAAACCCGAAATATCATAAAAGACAAAGTTTCATACTGGAATCCCTGGAAAAAATAGGAAAGCAGGACCAGATCCTGGTGATCAATCCCGAAGCGATTGAAGAAAGCATTCATAAAAAGATCAGGGAATATGCGGACCGCAATATTGCCTACCTCTATGACAGCATGGCCAGAAATCCGGCTACCCATCTTCTGCACTATTTTGATACAATATTTTCCTTTGATGATAATGATGTAAAAAAATTCGGATTTGAAAAGATCACGAATTATAATTATCTCGATCATATTCCCGCCGAACAGCAAAACCCGGAGCTGGATCTGTTCTACATCACTTCCTATGATCAGAAAAGGCTTTCAGCATTAAACCTGCTGATCAACAGAATATACTCCATGAAAATAAAATTCGAGGTATATATGGTGGGAAAAAAAGGCTGGAAAAATAAGCTGAACCAGATTATCGATCAAAAGAACATCGATATTCTAAAGTTCGGAATAAAAAAAATACCTCATGAGGTGCTGCCGGAGTATTATAAGAATACAAAAGTTATTCTTGATCTGATGCGTGCCAACCAGACCGGGCTCAGCTTCAGAATATTTGAAGCCATGGCCCTGGAAAAGAAAATCATCACGGATAATCCCACCATTAAAACCTACGATTTTTATAATCCTAACAATATACTGGTTCTGGATAAAAACTTCCGTAACATAAAAAAAGATTTTTTCAACACCCCATACGAAAAACTGCCGAAAGAAGTTTATGATAAATATACCCTTGACCATTGGGTGAACACTGTATTTAAACTGAATGCATAA
- a CDS encoding N-acetyltransferase, with protein sequence MIKIHPTAEVLSKTIGEHTMIWQYCVVLPNAIIGENCNINYNVFIENNVYIGNNVTIKPGVQIWDGISIEDNVFIGPNVTFSNDKYPVSKNTNFNLLQTIVKKGASIGANATILPGITIHENAVIGAGSVVTKDVPAGETWFGNPAKKRTT encoded by the coding sequence ATGATCAAAATACATCCTACAGCAGAAGTACTGAGTAAAACTATTGGTGAGCATACGATGATATGGCAATATTGCGTTGTACTTCCCAATGCCATAATAGGTGAAAACTGTAACATTAATTATAATGTTTTCATAGAAAATAATGTTTATATCGGAAATAATGTCACTATAAAACCAGGCGTACAAATATGGGATGGAATTTCTATTGAGGATAATGTTTTTATAGGCCCTAATGTGACTTTTTCCAATGATAAATATCCCGTTTCAAAAAATACGAATTTCAATTTACTACAAACAATTGTCAAAAAAGGCGCCTCTATCGGGGCAAATGCAACCATACTTCCCGGAATTACAATTCATGAAAATGCAGTGATAGGGGCCGGAAGTGTAGTGACAAAAGATGTACCTGCCGGAGAAACCTGGTTCGGAAATCCAGCCAAGAAACGAACTACATAA
- a CDS encoding glycosyltransferase family 61 protein, with translation MNAQEQIENLEKQLKALRKKYYIKSFFRKAKRLVTDFLPLDSIPSEYCSERIMVREKEEVDIFLPKTFNTTQVSVKTPKNAIEIFALQNVLCIPNSTYFLNLKKDKIFYEKWHDDDRITYVYNTTNLIQHSMTLAKVKNYKNVYYDDEAIFLGGTFTFNYYHFLVDILSKVEFFKHIPDAKNKLIIMDEDVQKVQNLKDLLMFFLKDYRIVFLRNDKNYYQFKKLWHITSVNYAIPNIMPGEKYEAGFAKLLKSSLLYLRKTAFDYLDLNKVQIQPVKKIFISRRSQYRKYNNPEIFEAAKKYGFEEVFFEDLNIHEQIYLVSKADYIIGPTGAAWTNLLFTNPQAKGLLWLSSVWGDFSIFSTLAKETGLDLYFYIYPQTSKDFHEDYTLDPEIFTNKLKQILNL, from the coding sequence ATGAATGCGCAGGAACAAATTGAAAATTTAGAAAAGCAGCTTAAGGCTCTTAGAAAAAAATATTATATCAAATCCTTTTTCAGAAAAGCAAAAAGGCTGGTCACCGATTTTTTACCACTGGATTCTATTCCTTCCGAATACTGTTCGGAGAGAATAATGGTCCGTGAAAAAGAAGAAGTAGATATTTTTCTCCCTAAAACTTTTAATACGACTCAGGTTTCTGTAAAAACACCTAAAAATGCTATAGAGATTTTTGCACTTCAAAATGTACTGTGTATTCCAAATTCCACTTATTTTTTAAACCTGAAAAAAGATAAAATCTTTTATGAAAAGTGGCATGATGATGACAGGATTACTTACGTATACAATACCACCAATTTGATACAGCATTCAATGACGCTTGCCAAGGTGAAAAATTATAAAAATGTATACTATGATGATGAAGCTATTTTTCTGGGGGGAACCTTCACATTCAACTATTATCATTTCCTGGTAGACATCCTTTCCAAGGTCGAGTTTTTTAAGCATATTCCTGATGCAAAGAATAAGCTGATCATTATGGATGAAGATGTGCAGAAAGTTCAAAACCTGAAAGACCTTCTCATGTTCTTTCTTAAAGATTACAGGATTGTATTCCTCAGAAATGATAAAAATTATTATCAGTTCAAAAAACTATGGCATATTACGAGTGTAAATTATGCCATCCCGAATATTATGCCGGGGGAAAAATATGAAGCCGGATTTGCAAAGTTGTTGAAATCTTCTTTGCTGTACCTTAGAAAAACAGCCTTTGATTACTTAGACCTGAATAAAGTTCAAATACAGCCTGTAAAAAAAATATTCATTTCAAGAAGATCTCAATATAGAAAATATAATAATCCTGAAATTTTTGAAGCAGCAAAGAAATATGGTTTTGAAGAGGTTTTCTTTGAAGATCTTAACATCCATGAACAAATCTATCTGGTTAGTAAAGCTGATTATATTATTGGTCCTACCGGAGCAGCCTGGACGAATCTCCTTTTCACCAATCCACAAGCCAAAGGATTACTTTGGCTTAGTTCCGTCTGGGGTGATTTTTCTATTTTCTCCACATTAGCAAAAGAAACAGGGCTCGATTTATATTTTTATATTTATCCTCAGACAAGTAAAGATTTTCATGAAGACTATACATTAGATCCTGAAATTTTCACTAATAAACTAAAGCAAATTTTAAACCTATGA